A region of the Synechococcus sp. PCC 7502 genome:
CTGCCAGTAGTGACCAGCAATGTGATATAAGTCACGAATAACTTCGGCTATGACTATGGAAACAACAGCTAAAATTAACTCTACAGAGTAATTCATGAGTCTAAATACGGCTTAACAATCGCTTCATGATTCTACATCTTTAGTAGGAGGATTAATCACCTTGGGTAAACAATCCGAATAACTGTGGTGCTGCTCAACTAAATTACGCTGGGAGTTTCTACTACTTCTAATGTTCCAATATTGGGAAAAAAACGCCCAACTGTAGCGGCATATTGCAGATAGCGATCGCCATGCACCTTAATTAAGGCTGCTTCTTCGTAACGAGTTTGCAGAGAAATTAATAAAGTAAATTGACACCAACCCATCACTAGCCAAGGGCAGGGAGTTAAAAGTAAATATGCCCCTAAAGTGGTAAGCATGCCTGTGTAAATGGGATTACGGCTAAATTGAAATAAGCCACTTGTTACTAATCCAGTGGGTTGCGGATCAACTCCCATCCGCCACGATAACCCCATTTGTGCCTGTCCTGTAATTGTCAACCCTAGACCTAAGCTTAAAACTACCCAACCGATACTTTGAATTGTTACAGGTAGTTCCCATACTCCTAAAGCTGAATCACCTAGAACTGCATAGAAAATTGCCCAAACACAAAAAGCGGTCATGTAAAAGGCGATCGCTGCTCCCACTAGTTTTTGAATCGGATCACGGTTACGGCTAAATGCCATGGCAAAGGTTCCAGTTTGCAACCATAGTCTTACTAAGGGTAAAACAAAACCACTTAAAAAAAAGATCAGTACACTTACAGGCACTAAGGAATTAGTCATTATTTTTGTCAGTATTTTCAATAATTATTTAATTAAGTGAATTTAATTTAATGGGTTTAATGATCACAACAGATAATTTTCCATACTAATTTGTGCTTGAATCTGATTAGCTGTAGTACAGAAGCCTGCAATCAGGATAACTTCGACCCCTGAACACAAAATAGCTCCTGACACCTTCTGGGGAATTGCGCCGCCAATAAACATAACTAGGCTAGATACAAATAACCAGGGAAATCCTAATTGTTGCCAGATCAGCCCACCAATAATCCCCACAATAATTGTCGTTATAATCGATGCTACGGGAAGGCATTTGTAAGCACTATTGGTGTAGCGGAGGATGGCATGATCCCAAACCGCCTTGGGCTTAAACTCTTTGTAGTAGGTTAAAACTTCGGCTGTAATTAATACGAGTGTTGCCAACCATACCCCCACTACGATAACTGGCTGAGATGCCCATCCTAAACCCGATTGATAGCAAAAACTAAAGGCAGCAATTACGGAAAGCGGAGTTAAAAGAACATGACCAAAAAAACGAGGCTGACTCAGCAACAGCAATATTTCTCCTTCCCCAATCCATCGCCCGATGCTGACAATAAAGTTATCGTAGGTAATAGCTACAATAATAATCATCAAAACAACCAGACCTAGTTGATGGGACTGCTGATAGAGTAAGAAAGTCCAACCCAAAAGAACTAGATGGCATATAGTAAAAATTGGAAAAAGAACCGCTGCCATGTTTAATCCTTAAATTTTGTAAAATCTGGGAACTATTGCTTTATACCTTATCAATCAATTTTTAAGCAATATCAAGAATCACAAAAAAAATAAACTTTATATTTTCATTACATTTTTGCCAAATTTGCCTAGTAATAGCTATTTCTCAGCTTTAAATCTTAATTTTTATATTAAAGAAACAATACTTTTTGTAACGAATTGCAAATCAAAAATAACTAGCAAGTTTAAACAATAAATCATTAAGAAATTATGAATAAATAGCGATCGCTACAAAACTCTTAAGAAATTCCACAAACTTAAAATTGCTGCATTAGAATTGCTGCTAACGTAATTCCAAAATTAACTGTAAAAATTAATCTTTATTTAATTCTCTATTTAATTCCGATGGTAGCAAGCACTCAACCCCCACAAATTGATACTTCGCAAACGACATCTCAGACCAAAATACTCAAAAATTTCTGGTATGGCATTGAGCATAGTGCCAGTGTTTCTACTAAGCCCAAATCTATAACGTTTATGGGGCATGACTTGGTACTTTATCGCGGTAGTAATGGACAGGCGATCGCCCTAGATGGACGTTGTGTACATAGGGGTACAGACCTAGGTGCAGGTTGGGTGGAAGGTGATTGTATTCATTGTCCCTATCACGGCTGGAAATATGAATCTAACGGTGCTTGTAGTCTTATTCCTGCTAATCAACCCGGTGTAGTGATTCCCCGACGGGCAAAATTACAGTCCTATCCAGTTCAAGAAAAGTATGGTTTGATTTGGCTTTTTTGGGGAGACTTACCACCAGAAGAATGCCCTTCAATTCCCATATTGCCCGAGTTTGATCAAGCCGGTTGGCGGAGTATCCACGGAGATTTTAATTGGGAAGGTCATTACAGTCGAGTTATTGCCAATACCATTGATATGGCTCATGCTCCCTTTGTCCATGCCAGTGCCTTTGGGCGTAAGGATTCACCTGCAGTACAGGCATATAAACTAGAGTCGGGGGCATGGAGTGCCAGTGGTTTTATTACCTTTGAAACTAAACCAGCTTACTCACTTAAATTTATTTTGGGTAACGATCCGCCCGATGGCATTTTTAGGGCGACTTTTTATATGCCTAATGTCTCTAGGGTAGATTTACAATTTGGCAGGTTTCAGTTTGTATTATTCTTGGTGCATCTACCTGTAAGCGATCGCCAAACTATTACCAAATGGCTACATATCCGTAATTTTATTCTGACCCCTTTAGTGGATGGCTTTATGCGGCGAGATGTGGTCAAAACCTTTGTTCAAGATAATCAAGCTGTCAAAATTCAGGCAGGGGCAGCACCCGATGACCTCACAGTCGAAATTCATGCACCCTCGGATGCTTTAGAACTGGCATATCGCAAATTTTATAATCAAGCGGTGGAGATGGGATGGGTTTAAGGAGTTTTTCCCTTTCATTTTCATCTCATGAGGATTGAATTCATGAATCATCTTGCGGAAACCCAAAGTCTTTATTTGCGGAAACATGCGGAAAATCCAATTAACTGGTGGTATTGGTGCGATCAGGCTTTGGAATTGGCGCGATCTCAGGACAAGTTAATATTTCTATCCATAGGCTACTCTAGCTGTCACTGGTGTACGGTGATGGAAGAAGAGGCATTTTCCGATACCGTGATTGCCAACTATATTAACGAACACTTCATTGCGATTAAAGTTGATCGAGAGGAACGCCCTGATCTGGATAGCATTTATATGCAGGCGTTGCAAATTATGGGGGAAAATGGCGGCTGGCCCCTCAATATGTTTTTAACCCCCGATGATTTAATTCCTTTCTATGGTGGTACCTACTTTCCCATTGAAGCTCGCTATGGTAGACCTAGTTTTCTGCGGGTTTTACAATCTTTGCATCAGACCTATACAAATAAACGGCAAGAACTACTAACCTATAAGTCGCAGATTATGCAAAATTTGCAGGCTATTAACCAACTCCAGCCGTCACCTATTCCCCCACAGGAGATTTTAAATCTGGGAGTGCAGAAATGTAGTGAAGTTGTGCAGAATCGGGGACAGGGAAATTGTTTTCCGATGATTCCCTATGCTGATTTAGTCCTACGTCGCAGTCGATTTCAGGATGCGGATATTTTAGGAAGTAAAGCGAAGCAGAGAGGATTAGATTTAGCTTTGGGCGGAATTTTTGATCATGTGGCAGGAGGATGGCATCGCTATACCGTCGATTCAGATTGGACTGTACCGCACTTTGA
Encoded here:
- a CDS encoding isoprenylcysteine carboxylmethyltransferase family protein, whose amino-acid sequence is MTNSLVPVSVLIFFLSGFVLPLVRLWLQTGTFAMAFSRNRDPIQKLVGAAIAFYMTAFCVWAIFYAVLGDSALGVWELPVTIQSIGWVVLSLGLGLTITGQAQMGLSWRMGVDPQPTGLVTSGLFQFSRNPIYTGMLTTLGAYLLLTPCPWLVMGWCQFTLLISLQTRYEEAALIKVHGDRYLQYAATVGRFFPNIGTLEVVETPSVI
- a CDS encoding aromatic ring-hydroxylating dioxygenase subunit alpha is translated as MVASTQPPQIDTSQTTSQTKILKNFWYGIEHSASVSTKPKSITFMGHDLVLYRGSNGQAIALDGRCVHRGTDLGAGWVEGDCIHCPYHGWKYESNGACSLIPANQPGVVIPRRAKLQSYPVQEKYGLIWLFWGDLPPEECPSIPILPEFDQAGWRSIHGDFNWEGHYSRVIANTIDMAHAPFVHASAFGRKDSPAVQAYKLESGAWSASGFITFETKPAYSLKFILGNDPPDGIFRATFYMPNVSRVDLQFGRFQFVLFLVHLPVSDRQTITKWLHIRNFILTPLVDGFMRRDVVKTFVQDNQAVKIQAGAAPDDLTVEIHAPSDALELAYRKFYNQAVEMGWV